The Lachnospiraceae bacterium oral taxon 500 genome window below encodes:
- a CDS encoding 5'-methylthioadenosine/adenosylhomocysteine nucleosidase yields the protein MKLVGIIGAMEEEVMKLRDQMTVTNVRSIAHTEYIRGSLAGREIVLAKSGLGKVNAAVCAQVMIDIFRIDALISLGVAGAISPELDICDVVISREFIQHDVNAVAFGYSKGEIPQMDTSVFKADTHLIHLMEKASDVLDAKTRVVTGRILGGDQFISKVEEREELYQFYAGDCAEIEGGAAIAQVCYLNRIPFVAVRSITDRADNTAGMDFNEFTRQAAVNSTKLLLRLLTLL from the coding sequence ATGAAGCTTGTCGGAATTATCGGCGCAATGGAAGAAGAAGTAATGAAGCTGAGAGACCAAATGACGGTTACAAATGTCCGTAGTATTGCTCATACCGAATATATCAGAGGAAGCCTCGCCGGCCGAGAGATTGTCTTAGCCAAATCCGGGCTCGGTAAGGTCAACGCCGCCGTTTGTGCTCAGGTTATGATTGATATTTTTAGAATTGATGCCCTCATTAGCTTAGGTGTAGCCGGTGCGATTTCACCGGAATTGGATATTTGCGATGTTGTTATTTCCCGGGAGTTTATCCAGCATGATGTCAATGCTGTTGCCTTTGGTTACAGTAAAGGTGAGATCCCGCAGATGGACACTTCGGTTTTTAAGGCGGATACGCATTTGATTCATTTGATGGAAAAAGCCAGCGATGTTTTGGATGCTAAGACAAGAGTAGTAACCGGCCGGATTTTGGGAGGTGATCAGTTTATTTCCAAAGTCGAGGAGCGGGAGGAATTATATCAGTTTTATGCCGGTGACTGTGCCGAGATTGAGGGCGGTGCGGCGATTGCACAGGTCTGTTATCTGAACCGGATTCCGTTTGTGGCGGTGCGTTCCATTACCGATCGGGCTGATAATACGGCCGGTATGGACTTTAATGAATTTACCCGGCAGGCAGCGGTTAATTCAACCAAGCTTTTGCTTCGGCTTTTGACTTTGCTGTAA
- a CDS encoding ABC transporter ATP-binding protein, which yields MLRVEGINVFYGAIHALKNVSFEVGEGEVVSLIGANGAGKTTIMHTLSGLLKASGGKIWLQDTEITAVPAEKIVGMGLVQVPEGRRIFGRMSVLENLMMGAYLRRDKKEIAEDIEKMYLRFPRLKERSKQPAGTMSGGEQQMLAIARALMSRPRLLLMDEPSMGLAPILVNEIFHIIKDINQQGMTVLLVEQNANKALSIADRAYVLETGSIVMTGSGQELLHDDRVRQAYLG from the coding sequence ATGCTGAGAGTGGAAGGAATCAATGTATTTTACGGCGCAATCCATGCTTTAAAAAATGTCAGTTTTGAAGTGGGGGAAGGGGAAGTGGTTTCCCTGATTGGCGCCAACGGAGCCGGTAAGACAACGATTATGCATACTTTATCCGGCTTGCTCAAAGCTTCCGGCGGTAAGATTTGGCTGCAGGATACGGAGATTACGGCTGTGCCGGCGGAAAAAATTGTGGGCATGGGACTGGTCCAGGTGCCGGAAGGACGCCGGATTTTCGGGCGGATGAGCGTGCTGGAGAATCTGATGATGGGCGCTTATCTGCGCCGGGATAAAAAGGAAATTGCTGAAGATATTGAAAAAATGTATTTGCGCTTTCCCCGGTTAAAAGAAAGAAGTAAACAGCCGGCCGGAACGATGAGCGGCGGTGAACAGCAGATGCTGGCGATTGCCCGGGCTTTGATGAGCCGGCCCAGACTTTTACTGATGGATGAGCCGTCGATGGGGCTGGCGCCGATTTTAGTCAATGAAATCTTTCATATTATAAAGGATATCAATCAGCAGGGCATGACGGTTTTGCTAGTCGAGCAAAATGCCAATAAAGCGCTGTCGATTGCCGACCGAGCCTATGTGCTGGAAACCGGCAGCATTGTTATGACCGGTTCCGGCCAGGAGCTGCTGCATGACGACCGGGTGCGGCAGGCATATTTGGGCTAA
- a CDS encoding branched-chain amino acid ABC transporter permease, translating into MKKFRKNYIINFIAVLLLFGAVLLCWQAGLLNSYYQGILIVAGINIMAASSLNLAAGYMGQLALGHAGFMAIGAYTAALIGLHTGLPGGLKLVVGILCGALVAGIFGILIGIPALRLRGDYLGIVTLGFGEIIRIALYNLPFTGGAAGLKKIPKLINLPILLVILILVMTFLFLFVRSRHGRALLSIKEDEIAAESVGVPTIYYKVYGFAVSAFLAGVAGGALAFFQRALDPNKFKFMLSVEFFIIVVLGGMGSFTGTILAGLFLALVNEFLYQVDELRLVIYAVLLILVMIFKPSGLLGSREFSLTGTLGWLKNKLTGKK; encoded by the coding sequence ATAAAAAAGTTCCGAAAAAATTATATTATTAATTTTATTGCCGTTCTGCTTCTTTTTGGGGCGGTTTTGCTCTGCTGGCAGGCGGGGCTCTTAAACAGCTATTATCAGGGAATTCTGATTGTGGCCGGAATCAATATTATGGCTGCTTCTTCGCTTAATCTGGCGGCCGGCTACATGGGGCAGCTGGCTTTGGGGCATGCCGGATTTATGGCCATCGGTGCCTATACCGCCGCTTTGATTGGTCTGCATACCGGTCTGCCGGGCGGGCTGAAATTAGTTGTCGGGATTTTGTGCGGTGCCCTGGTGGCGGGCATTTTCGGGATCTTGATCGGTATCCCGGCACTGCGTCTGCGCGGTGATTATTTGGGAATTGTAACCCTCGGCTTTGGTGAAATTATTCGAATTGCCCTGTATAATCTGCCTTTTACCGGCGGAGCGGCGGGCTTAAAAAAGATTCCGAAACTGATTAATTTGCCGATTTTACTGGTGATTTTGATATTGGTTATGACCTTTTTGTTTTTATTTGTGCGTTCACGCCATGGCCGGGCGCTGCTATCGATTAAAGAAGATGAAATTGCCGCCGAATCGGTGGGCGTACCGACCATTTATTATAAGGTTTACGGCTTTGCCGTATCGGCATTTTTAGCCGGGGTGGCCGGCGGGGCACTGGCTTTTTTCCAGCGGGCACTGGATCCGAATAAGTTTAAGTTCATGTTGTCGGTTGAGTTTTTTATTATCGTGGTTTTGGGCGGCATGGGCAGCTTTACCGGAACGATTTTAGCGGGCCTGTTTTTGGCGCTGGTCAATGAGTTTTTATATCAGGTTGATGAGCTGCGGCTGGTAATTTACGCAGTGCTTTTGATTTTGGTGATGATTTTTAAGCCGAGCGGGCTTTTGGGCAGTCGGGAGTTTTCCCTGACCGGCACGCTGGGCTGGCTGAAAAACAAGCTGACCGGAAAGAAATAG
- a CDS encoding branched-chain amino acid ABC transporter permease, which yields MAELFQQIINSLHVGSIYALIALGYTMVYGIVQLINFAHGDILMVGAYFTFFGLTAYRLPFGVALLGAVIVCALLGMLIDRIAYKPLRSAPRISALITALGVSMLLENGFRYLFGADSKRMPEIIKAENAVRLGGVRISYMTFITIGVAVAFMLLLRLIVHYTKTGKAMRSVSEDTKASQLMGINVDRTIAVTFAIGSALGAVGGILYSMNYYEVQPYMGMMPGLKAFVAAVLGGIGSIPGAMLGGFVIGGVETITRGYISTTWADAFVFGILILVLIFKPAGILGKNVKEKV from the coding sequence ATGGCGGAATTGTTCCAGCAAATTATAAACAGTCTTCATGTGGGCAGTATTTATGCCTTGATTGCCTTGGGCTATACGATGGTGTACGGCATCGTGCAGCTGATTAATTTTGCGCATGGGGATATTTTGATGGTGGGCGCTTATTTTACTTTTTTTGGCCTGACAGCCTACCGTCTGCCCTTTGGTGTGGCGCTCCTGGGAGCGGTGATTGTCTGCGCGCTGTTAGGTATGCTGATTGACAGGATTGCTTACAAGCCATTGCGCAGCGCTCCCCGGATTTCGGCGCTGATTACGGCGCTGGGTGTCAGCATGCTCCTGGAAAACGGTTTTCGTTATTTGTTCGGAGCTGACTCCAAGCGGATGCCGGAGATTATTAAAGCGGAAAATGCGGTTCGCCTGGGCGGAGTGCGGATTTCCTACATGACCTTCATTACGATTGGAGTGGCGGTGGCCTTTATGCTGCTGCTTCGGCTGATTGTTCATTATACCAAAACCGGCAAAGCCATGCGATCGGTATCGGAGGATACAAAAGCTTCGCAGCTGATGGGCATCAATGTTGACCGGACGATTGCGGTTACCTTTGCAATCGGTTCGGCCTTAGGGGCGGTCGGTGGTATTTTATACAGTATGAATTATTACGAGGTTCAGCCCTATATGGGTATGATGCCGGGATTAAAAGCTTTCGTGGCCGCAGTCTTAGGCGGGATCGGCAGTATTCCGGGAGCGATGCTGGGCGGTTTTGTCATCGGCGGCGTGGAAACGATTACCAGGGGCTATATTTCAACCACCTGGGCGGATGCTTTTGTATTTGGAATTTTGATTTTGGTGCTGATTTTTAAACCGGCCGGTATTTTAGGCAAGAATGTCAAGGAAAAAGTATAG
- a CDS encoding amino acid-binding protein yields MKKMLALLLGLALAVTACGNSTTETKTETKTETQTETKTETTAGQDGAEVKIGMLAPLSGPIAEYGIASSNGTKLAFEILNGKKYLDGQTIQPVIYDTEADQTKAVNLFNKLVSNDKIAALVGPVISSTSLAVAPVAQEENIPMITPTGTHLDITPDYPNVFRACYIDPYQGMLAGQFAVENLGVKKVAIVYNVGSDYSVGLAEEFKKVVEAAGLTIVSNEGYNEDDKDFSALAAKIKAGQPELVFVPDYYNKVGILVGQLKTAGVEAAFLGGDGWDGVLANYAKEAEGCYYLTHFSTADTSEAAVEFVNAYREKYSAEPSSFAALGYDAGQVIVEAVKKAGSTDAAAIVKALNEMEFEGITGVLKFDENGNPKNKDVTVIKVVDGKAVVEAKVKGK; encoded by the coding sequence ATGAAAAAAATGTTAGCATTATTGCTGGGCTTGGCCCTGGCAGTTACCGCCTGCGGTAATTCGACTACGGAGACTAAAACAGAAACGAAAACGGAAACTCAAACCGAAACCAAAACAGAGACCACGGCCGGTCAAGACGGAGCAGAAGTCAAAATCGGAATGTTAGCGCCGCTGAGCGGACCGATTGCTGAGTACGGTATAGCTTCCAGCAACGGAACCAAGTTGGCCTTTGAAATCTTAAATGGCAAAAAGTATCTGGACGGTCAGACTATCCAGCCCGTGATTTACGATACGGAGGCTGACCAAACCAAAGCAGTTAACCTTTTTAATAAGCTGGTCAGCAATGATAAGATTGCCGCGCTGGTAGGTCCGGTTATTTCCTCTACCTCGCTGGCAGTGGCACCGGTAGCGCAGGAAGAAAACATCCCGATGATTACTCCGACCGGTACGCATTTAGATATTACGCCGGATTATCCCAATGTTTTCCGGGCCTGCTATATTGACCCCTATCAGGGCATGCTGGCCGGACAGTTTGCGGTTGAAAATTTGGGCGTTAAGAAAGTAGCGATTGTTTATAATGTCGGCAGCGATTACTCGGTTGGATTGGCGGAAGAGTTTAAAAAAGTAGTAGAAGCGGCTGGTCTGACGATTGTCAGCAATGAAGGTTATAATGAAGACGATAAGGATTTCAGCGCGCTGGCGGCTAAGATTAAGGCCGGACAGCCGGAGCTGGTATTTGTGCCGGATTATTATAATAAGGTCGGCATTCTGGTCGGTCAGTTAAAAACGGCCGGAGTCGAGGCTGCATTCTTAGGCGGCGACGGCTGGGATGGCGTTTTGGCTAATTACGCTAAGGAAGCGGAAGGCTGCTATTATCTGACTCACTTCTCAACGGCTGATACCAGTGAAGCGGCAGTTGAGTTTGTAAACGCATATCGGGAAAAGTATAGTGCGGAACCGAGTTCGTTTGCTGCTCTGGGTTATGATGCCGGTCAGGTCATTGTCGAAGCGGTTAAAAAAGCCGGCTCGACAGATGCGGCAGCCATTGTCAAGGCTTTAAATGAGATGGAGTTTGAAGGTATTACCGGTGTTCTCAAGTTCGATGAAAACGGGAATCCCAAAAACAAGGATGTTACCGTAATCAAAGTAGTGGACGGGAAAGCAGTCGTAGAAGCAAAAGTCAAAGGAAAGTAA
- a CDS encoding tRNA (N(6)-L-threonylcarbamoyladenosine(37)-C(2))-methylthiotransferase MtaB: MTDHIIEKNATAQPKLTAGSLKTGASGRQKSFHILTLGCKVNQYESEAIREIFLADGYRESTALETADVYIVNTCTVTNIAAKKSRQMLARGKKKNPDCVVIAVGCYVQREHQTLKESLGIDILIGNHRKKEILTLLGDFYRGREIVDAVEEGYHKPEYEDLRIAGRHERARATIKVQDGCNQFCTYCIIPFARGRVRSRRPGRILEEIKGLAEAGYQEFVITGIHLTSYGLDFSEEIGLIDLLEEIDRIEGVRRIRLGSLEPRLITPEFADRIAKLKHLCPHFHLSLQSGSDAVLAGMNRRYRTADFAAGVRLLRQIYEAPAITTDIIVGFPGESEAEFKKGLEFVREIGFADLHVFKYSKRAGTKAANMPNQVAEEVKNIRSSQMIALGEASKRAYLQGFIGRMAEILPEEEVQLDGRNYTVGHTREYIKAYLPAADKEPVEISVKLGEVYADGMTAEWR; this comes from the coding sequence ATGACAGATCATATAATAGAAAAAAATGCAACCGCGCAGCCAAAGCTCACGGCCGGGTCGTTAAAGACCGGAGCATCCGGCCGACAAAAGAGCTTTCATATCCTGACGCTGGGCTGCAAGGTCAATCAATACGAAAGCGAAGCCATTCGGGAGATTTTTTTAGCGGACGGTTATCGGGAAAGTACGGCGCTGGAAACGGCGGATGTTTATATTGTCAACACCTGTACGGTAACCAATATCGCCGCTAAAAAATCGCGGCAGATGTTGGCCAGAGGCAAAAAGAAAAACCCCGACTGCGTGGTGATTGCCGTTGGCTGCTATGTGCAGCGAGAACATCAGACGTTAAAGGAAAGTTTGGGGATTGATATTTTAATCGGCAACCATCGCAAAAAGGAGATTTTAACGCTGCTCGGCGACTTTTACCGCGGCCGGGAAATTGTGGATGCGGTGGAGGAGGGTTATCATAAGCCGGAATATGAAGACCTGCGGATCGCCGGCCGGCATGAGCGGGCGCGGGCGACGATTAAGGTGCAGGACGGCTGCAATCAATTTTGTACCTATTGCATTATTCCCTTTGCCAGAGGGCGGGTCAGGAGCCGGCGGCCGGGTAGGATTTTAGAGGAAATCAAGGGACTGGCGGAGGCGGGCTATCAGGAGTTTGTCATTACCGGGATTCATTTGACCTCTTACGGTCTGGATTTTTCCGAGGAAATCGGTCTGATTGATTTACTGGAAGAAATTGATCGGATTGAGGGCGTCCGCCGGATTCGCTTAGGCTCTTTAGAGCCGCGGCTGATCACACCGGAATTTGCCGACCGCATTGCGAAGCTAAAGCATCTTTGCCCGCATTTTCATCTGTCGCTGCAAAGCGGCTCGGACGCGGTTTTGGCCGGAATGAACCGGCGCTATCGCACGGCGGACTTTGCGGCCGGTGTCCGGCTGCTCCGTCAGATTTACGAAGCCCCGGCGATTACAACTGATATTATTGTCGGTTTTCCGGGGGAAAGTGAGGCTGAATTTAAGAAAGGACTGGAGTTTGTCAGAGAGATTGGCTTTGCCGATTTGCATGTTTTTAAATATTCTAAGCGGGCAGGCACCAAGGCAGCGAATATGCCGAATCAGGTGGCAGAGGAAGTGAAAAACATAAGAAGCAGTCAGATGATTGCCTTGGGGGAGGCTTCCAAGCGGGCTTACTTGCAGGGCTTTATCGGCCGGATGGCGGAGATTTTGCCGGAGGAGGAGGTACAGCTGGACGGCCGGAATTATACGGTCGGCCATACCAGAGAGTATATCAAGGCCTATCTGCCGGCGGCTGACAAAGAGCCGGTTGAAATTAGCGTCAAATTAGGGGAAGTTTATGCCGACGGGATGACGGCGGAGTGGCGGTGA
- a CDS encoding PTS sugar transporter, whose amino-acid sequence MNTVSVSLNSIDKVKSFVNVVGKYDADFDLVSGRYVIDAKSIMGIFSLDLSKPITLKIHDANEIEQILEDLKPFLVEA is encoded by the coding sequence ATGAATACGGTTTCTGTATCACTGAACTCCATTGATAAGGTAAAATCTTTTGTAAACGTTGTCGGCAAGTACGACGCAGACTTTGACTTAGTTTCCGGCCGGTACGTTATCGATGCCAAGTCGATCATGGGCATCTTCAGTTTGGATCTATCCAAGCCGATTACTTTAAAGATACATGATGCGAATGAAATTGAGCAAATTTTAGAAGATTTAAAACCTTTTTTAGTGGAAGCATAA
- a CDS encoding ABC transporter ATP-binding protein, whose protein sequence is MKIEMIQLGKKYGSFPALQNVNLTLGQGRIVGLLGPNGSGKTTLIKLLNGLIQPSTGQILLDGEKPGPKSKGRISYLPDKSYLNSQMTVEQLVDLFADFYTDFNVEKVNHLLKDLNIPVQKKLKTLSKGTQEKVQLALVMSREAEVYCLDEPIGGVDPVARDYILQTIISQYNRDALVIISTHLIYDVENVLDDVVMIKNGSIFLYDSVENIREREQKSVDEMFREVMRWY, encoded by the coding sequence ATGAAAATAGAGATGATTCAGCTGGGAAAAAAGTATGGTTCTTTCCCGGCACTGCAAAATGTAAACCTGACTTTGGGGCAAGGGCGAATCGTCGGGCTGCTGGGGCCGAATGGTTCCGGCAAGACGACTTTGATCAAGCTGCTGAACGGACTGATTCAGCCAAGTACAGGCCAGATTCTGCTGGACGGGGAAAAGCCCGGACCGAAGTCAAAGGGCAGGATTTCTTATTTACCGGATAAATCGTACCTGAACTCACAAATGACGGTTGAGCAGCTGGTGGATTTGTTTGCGGATTTTTATACTGATTTTAATGTGGAAAAAGTAAATCATTTGCTGAAAGACTTAAATATTCCGGTTCAGAAAAAATTGAAAACTCTGTCGAAAGGAACGCAGGAAAAGGTGCAGCTGGCACTGGTGATGAGCCGGGAAGCCGAGGTCTATTGCTTGGACGAGCCGATTGGCGGGGTTGATCCGGTGGCAAGGGATTATATCCTGCAAACGATTATTTCACAGTATAACCGAGATGCGCTGGTGATTATTTCCACGCACTTGATTTATGACGTCGAAAATGTGCTGGATGATGTGGTGATGATCAAAAACGGCAGTATTTTCCTGTATGACTCGGTTGAAAATATTAGGGAAAGGGAACAGAAATCGGTTGATGAGATGTTCCGGGAGGTAATGAGATGGTACTAA
- a CDS encoding GntR family transcriptional regulator, with product MDSSRPIYIQLVERITREIIAGKYQPGEKMPTVRELAETARVNPNTMQKAFSQLEQEGMLFADRTVGRYVTQDRERIKAKGRQLARQLGESFLADMKSLGLGEEEIMELLKELTEQEKKA from the coding sequence ATGGATTCTAGCCGGCCGATTTATATTCAGCTGGTAGAGCGAATTACCCGTGAGATTATTGCCGGCAAATATCAGCCGGGCGAGAAGATGCCGACGGTCAGGGAGCTGGCGGAGACCGCCAGAGTCAATCCGAATACGATGCAAAAGGCATTTTCCCAGTTGGAGCAGGAGGGTATGCTCTTCGCGGATCGAACGGTCGGCCGTTACGTGACGCAGGACAGAGAGCGGATCAAAGCCAAAGGCCGGCAGCTGGCCCGGCAGTTGGGAGAAAGCTTTCTGGCGGATATGAAGTCGTTGGGACTTGGGGAAGAAGAAATTATGGAGCTTTTAAAAGAATTGACAGAACAGGAAAAAAAGGCTTAA
- a CDS encoding sugar ABC transporter ATP-binding protein, producing MNKKLGVGKIILTVIFWLIGFSMLLPLIWMISASFKMEADVFNFPIQWIPPRFNGIENYKAVWGKQYNFGLYYWNSIWLTVAATALQMFVSSLGAYGFSKVHWKGRDQVFVLYLATMMIPPQVTIVSQFLIAKQIGLYNTHLGLILLYMFSVYGVFLLRQSMLGIPESLSESAKIDGASHFRVFLQIIFPLTKPALATLGILKFVWTWNDYQAPLVFLSSRKLYTIQLGMKQFASEAGNYYSLIMAAAVSSIIPLVIAFLFGQRFVIDGIASGAVKG from the coding sequence ATGAACAAAAAATTAGGTGTGGGCAAGATTATTCTGACCGTTATTTTTTGGCTGATTGGATTTAGCATGCTGCTGCCGCTGATTTGGATGATTTCCGCTTCGTTCAAAATGGAGGCGGATGTCTTTAACTTTCCGATTCAATGGATTCCGCCCCGGTTTAACGGGATTGAAAATTATAAGGCGGTATGGGGGAAGCAATATAATTTCGGACTGTATTATTGGAACTCGATTTGGCTGACTGTGGCAGCGACTGCTTTACAGATGTTTGTATCATCCCTGGGCGCTTACGGCTTTTCCAAGGTGCATTGGAAAGGTCGGGACCAAGTCTTTGTTCTTTACCTGGCGACGATGATGATTCCGCCGCAGGTAACGATTGTGTCCCAGTTTTTGATTGCCAAGCAAATCGGGCTGTATAATACGCATTTGGGTTTGATTTTGCTTTATATGTTCAGTGTTTACGGAGTATTTTTGCTGCGGCAGAGTATGCTGGGCATTCCGGAATCCTTGTCCGAGTCGGCTAAAATTGACGGAGCCAGTCATTTCCGGGTGTTTTTGCAGATCATTTTCCCGCTGACCAAACCGGCGCTGGCAACGCTGGGGATACTAAAGTTTGTTTGGACCTGGAACGATTATCAGGCACCGCTCGTGTTTTTAAGCTCCAGAAAGCTGTATACGATTCAGCTGGGGATGAAGCAGTTTGCCTCGGAAGCGGGTAATTATTATTCGCTGATTATGGCGGCGGCCGTGTCTTCCATTATTCCGCTGGTCATTGCCTTTTTGTTCGGGCAGCGCTTTGTGATTGATGGTATTGCCAGCGGTGCGGTTAAGGGATAG
- a CDS encoding sugar ABC transporter permease translates to MGNHTVRNKRERREFWTGILFILPGLLGFLVFILIPVIISVILSFCKWDFLQGLSAIRFHGLANYAKLFTDVWFLESYRNNIMFTLITVPALTVLGLVTAEILNRYILGKAPVRVMFFIPYIASVVAVCAVWQVLFHPSFGPINSFLHSIGMQNPPKWLADLKWSLPSVMIIYIWQNVGYYAVVFLAGLKGISKELYEAAAIDGAGPVRQFFSVTVPLIRPTTFFLVTMGIIGSFKVFDHISVLTQGGPGSSSSVMAYYVYRKAFEEYDMGYANALAWALFVLIFAVTLIQFRLQKSFDGQVKA, encoded by the coding sequence ATGGGAAATCATACAGTGCGCAATAAAAGAGAGCGAAGAGAGTTCTGGACGGGAATACTGTTTATTTTGCCGGGACTGCTGGGTTTTTTGGTGTTTATTTTGATTCCGGTTATTATCTCGGTCATTTTGAGCTTTTGCAAATGGGATTTTTTGCAGGGGCTTTCGGCCATTCGCTTTCATGGTTTGGCTAATTATGCTAAATTATTTACTGACGTTTGGTTTTTGGAGTCTTACCGAAATAATATCATGTTTACTTTGATTACAGTACCGGCTTTGACGGTGCTTGGACTGGTTACTGCCGAAATTTTAAACCGTTATATTTTGGGCAAAGCCCCGGTTCGGGTAATGTTTTTTATTCCCTATATTGCCAGCGTAGTTGCGGTTTGCGCGGTTTGGCAGGTGCTGTTTCATCCCAGTTTTGGGCCGATCAATTCGTTTTTGCATTCGATCGGGATGCAAAATCCCCCCAAGTGGCTGGCTGATTTAAAGTGGTCCCTGCCATCGGTGATGATTATTTATATCTGGCAAAACGTGGGTTATTATGCGGTTGTATTTTTAGCGGGGCTAAAGGGCATTTCCAAAGAACTGTACGAAGCGGCAGCCATTGACGGCGCCGGACCGGTGCGTCAGTTTTTTTCGGTGACGGTGCCTTTGATTCGGCCGACAACCTTCTTTTTGGTGACGATGGGGATTATCGGTTCGTTTAAAGTTTTTGATCATATCAGTGTGCTGACTCAGGGCGGGCCGGGCAGTTCCAGTTCGGTGATGGCATATTATGTCTATCGTAAGGCCTTTGAAGAATATGATATGGGCTATGCCAATGCATTGGCCTGGGCGCTGTTTGTCCTGATTTTTGCGGTGACATTGATTCAATTCCGGCTGCAAAAGAGTTTTGATGGGCAGGTGAAAGCATGA